The genomic segment GCACTGGAGAAGCCCCAACAAATACTTCTTATGCCACAATACCACAGAGCGGCGGAATTTACAGTGGTTTAGTTGTGGACTGCTCACATTTATCACTACGACCTGCATTAGCTCCAAAAATAACTGATACTTCAGGTTCTGAAGTTTACGGTTCTTCCTATGTCACTAGGGAATTTGCTGTTCAGCAAGGCATGATGGGTTATTTGAAGGATATCAATAAAGCTGCAGGAAATCCTAGAGTTGGGGACAACCCATTAGTCGTAAAGGCTATTGAAGTTGGTGGAGCGAATAAAACTGATATCATTATATCCGTAGAAGATGCAATGAAAATTAGAGAATTAGCCGAAAAGCTTAATTTTCTTAGAGAATGTAGAGTAATATCCATTATAAAGTAGGAGTTTTGAAAATGAATAAGATTACAGCTCTTTTTTTTGTAGGACTGATGCTTTTTTTTGCTTCTTGTTCTAAACCAGAAACTAGAAAATCACAATCTGTTCTTGATAGTCCTGAAAATCATATCAGTATGGGTATGAAAATGTTTGACTCTGGGGATTATGAGAAAGCTAAATTTGAATTTGATGACGCGATTAAAATTAAGGCAAATGATAAAGAGCATGCTGGAGCATATGCTGGTTTAGGTATGTACTTTGCCATAAAAGGTGATGAGGAAAAAGCTGAAAAAAATGCAAAAAAGGCTATAGAATTGAATGATAAATTACCTTTGGGGTATATCAGTTTTGGTAGAACTATTGGATACCTAAATGCTGGAAAAGATTCTGAAGACTGGCTTGATGATGCAATTGTAAAATTTGACAGAGCGATAAAACTTGCTGATGAGCAAAGAGATATTAAGGCTCAGTCGAAAGCTTACTATTTCAAAGGTATTGTTGCAAAACAGGGTTATGCCTTTGGTAGGGCTAAAGATGCTTTTACAAAAGTTATTGAACTAAACAGCGAATATCAAACTGAAGCAAACAAAGAGTGGGAAAAAGTGCAAATGATTGAAAGAGCAAAACCTGGAACAAAAGCAGGTAAGAAAGTTGCTCTGATGGATGAAATTGGTAGAGGAGAGATTGCTGTTCTTTTTGTCGAAGAGTTGAAAATCAATGAAGTTCTTGCAAAAAAAGAGAAGAAAGAATACGATACTGGTTACAAAGCTCCAACTGATCCAATGAAATATGAAGCTGATAAATTAGTTAAAGCAGATGCAGTTACAGATATTGATAACAGCTGGGCGAAAAGCTGGATAAATCAAGTGATTGAAAACGGAGTAATGGAAGTTGGTCCTGATCATAAATTTAATCCAAACGAAAAAATAACTAGAGCTGAGTTTGCTCAAATGCTTTTGAGAGTTCTGGTAATTATTTCTAATGACGAATCTCTGTATACAAAATATTTTGGTGAAGAGTCATCAATGTTTCCTGATGTAAGAACAGATCATTTTGCATATAATGCCATTGCAGTTTGTGCAACAAGAGGAATCATGAAGGCTGAAATGAATGGAGAATTTGGCATTGCTAAAAAAGTTTCAGGAGCTGAAGCTCTATTAACTATTAGAGAGCTTCAGAATTCTTTAAGACTTACTTTCTAACAAAAACACTTTTCATAAAGGCCCTCTATTTATGAGGGCTTTTTTATTTTCTAATCTTCTAAATATTACGGCTTAATATTTTTGGGTATGAATGGCGTTTCAGTTTTTACATGAATAATATATTATTTGTTTTGTATTAGATTTAGCCTGTCAGACTACAAAACACTTAAAGGACAAACAATGAGAACGATGATAATCCTCCTAGTTTTACTGCTTAATCTATATGCTGAGAAAAGTGTTGTTAGAATTAGCTCAAATAGTATCAGTCAGAAAGATAAAGCATTCCTTTTGAAAAACTATGATATTCTCTCTGTCAGTGTTAACGGGGATATTGAAATTGCTGCAAATGAGAATGATCTATTAAGTTTAGAATCTGGTGGGTTTGACCCGATGATTGTTAAGTCTGAAAAAGATATTCGTGAAAGTTTGTTTGCCGATGGAAAACCGGTTGGGTATAGAAATTACGATGCTTTACTTCAAGAGTTACAGGAGCTTGAAGCAAATAATCCAGGCTTGGTGAAACTTGAAGATATTGGCGATTCCTGGGGAAAGATTTACAGTTCACAAGGGTTGACCAATTATGATCAGTATTCTCATGATATCTGGGCTCTTAAGCTGTCAGATAATGTTGATAGTGATGAAGATGAACCAGAAATTTTCTATTTTGCAGAACATCATGCAAGAGAACCAATCAGTCTTGAAGTTAATATGAACATACTAAACCATTTAATCAGTAGTTATGGAGTAGATCAGGAATTAACTGATTTAGTAAATAGTACCGAAATTTGGTTTGTTCCACTTGTAAATCCAGATGGTCATAAAATTGTTATGGATGATGATAATTTATGGTGGAGAAAGAACGGTAGGGACAATAATGAAAACCATAATCTTGATACAGGAGATTATTCTGATGATGGTGTTGATTTAAATAGAAATTATGGCTTTGCATGGGGAGACGTTGGGTCAAGTAACTCTTTTAATGATGACACTTACCATGGACCATACGAATTTTCAGAACCAGAAACTCAAGCGATTAGAGATTTTATTGATTCCCACAATTTTATCTCAGGAATAACTTATCACTCATACAGTGAATTGGTGCTTTACCCTTTCGGTTATTCTTCTTCAGCTCTTGCTCCTGATAACAATGCTCTTCAGGAATTAGCAATTGACATGGCTGAATCTATTCCATCTCAAGGAGGTGGTCACTATACTCCACAGAAATCGTCCGCATTATATCCTACAATGGGTTCAACAGATGACTGGGCGTACGGTACACATGGGATATTTGTTTATACCATTGAATTAGCCACTGAATTTATTCCTCCATCAAATCAGGTTAACGGAATTTGTCAGGATAACCTTGAGGCTGCGTTAATTATGCTTCGTAGAGTTCACAGACAATTGGTAACAGGAAAGATTGTTAATGGTAGTGGTAGTCCTATAGAAGCAGAAATTTATGTAGATGGTGTTGACAATACTGGAGAATTTAGACATCCAATTAAATCTGAATTGGATTTTGGAAGGTATACTAGATTATTGACTGAAGGAAGCTATGACATAACTTTTAAAGCGTATGGTTATTTAAATCAAACCATTGAAGATGTCGAAGTTTCTCAAAACGATATTACGGCTTTAAATGTGACTTTACAAGAAGCTGATTTTTATTCTGTTTCTGGAGTAGTTTCAAGCTATATGGGTGTTTTATCTGGAGCAATACTGCAATTCTCAGGAATTCCGGTAGATCCAATTGTTACGAACACTAATGGAGAGTTTATTTTTCCTTCTATTGCAGAAGGGGTATACACTTTAAGAGCTATGTATCCTGGATTTACCTCTCAATCTATGACGATAGAGATATCAGGTGAGAATTACACTGGGATTGAGTTTCTATTATTACAATTCAATGGTGATGATTTTGAAAGTGGGATAATTTCTGATCCTTGGATTTTATCTGGAAGTGCAGATTGGTTTGCATCGGATGAGTTACCAGCTAATGGTGAGTATTGTGCAGAATCTGGAGATATTGATGATGGTGCTTCTTCATCCTTGTTACTTGTTCACAGTGTAGGATCAGGACAAATGAGTTTTGATTATAAAGTTTCAAGTGAATCAGGTTATGATTATCTTTACTTTAAGGTGGATGGTGTAACTCTCGATAGTTGGAGTGGTAACGTTTCGTGGTCCAATTTTACCTGCGATCTAGAAGCTGGCGAGCATA from the Candidatus Delongbacteria bacterium genome contains:
- a CDS encoding S-layer homology domain-containing protein; protein product: MNKITALFFVGLMLFFASCSKPETRKSQSVLDSPENHISMGMKMFDSGDYEKAKFEFDDAIKIKANDKEHAGAYAGLGMYFAIKGDEEKAEKNAKKAIELNDKLPLGYISFGRTIGYLNAGKDSEDWLDDAIVKFDRAIKLADEQRDIKAQSKAYYFKGIVAKQGYAFGRAKDAFTKVIELNSEYQTEANKEWEKVQMIERAKPGTKAGKKVALMDEIGRGEIAVLFVEELKINEVLAKKEKKEYDTGYKAPTDPMKYEADKLVKADAVTDIDNSWAKSWINQVIENGVMEVGPDHKFNPNEKITRAEFAQMLLRVLVIISNDESLYTKYFGEESSMFPDVRTDHFAYNAIAVCATRGIMKAEMNGEFGIAKKVSGAEALLTIRELQNSLRLTF
- a CDS encoding T9SS type A sorting domain-containing protein, encoding MRTMIILLVLLLNLYAEKSVVRISSNSISQKDKAFLLKNYDILSVSVNGDIEIAANENDLLSLESGGFDPMIVKSEKDIRESLFADGKPVGYRNYDALLQELQELEANNPGLVKLEDIGDSWGKIYSSQGLTNYDQYSHDIWALKLSDNVDSDEDEPEIFYFAEHHAREPISLEVNMNILNHLISSYGVDQELTDLVNSTEIWFVPLVNPDGHKIVMDDDNLWWRKNGRDNNENHNLDTGDYSDDGVDLNRNYGFAWGDVGSSNSFNDDTYHGPYEFSEPETQAIRDFIDSHNFISGITYHSYSELVLYPFGYSSSALAPDNNALQELAIDMAESIPSQGGGHYTPQKSSALYPTMGSTDDWAYGTHGIFVYTIELATEFIPPSNQVNGICQDNLEAALIMLRRVHRQLVTGKIVNGSGSPIEAEIYVDGVDNTGEFRHPIKSELDFGRYTRLLTEGSYDITFKAYGYLNQTIEDVEVSQNDITALNVTLQEADFYSVSGVVSSYMGVLSGAILQFSGIPVDPIVTNTNGEFIFPSIAEGVYTLRAMYPGFTSQSMTIEISGENYTGIEFLLLQFNGDDFESGIISDPWILSGSADWFASDELPANGEYCAESGDIDDGASSSLLLVHSVGSGQMSFDYKVSSESGYDYLYFKVDGVTLDSWSGNVSWSNFTCDLEAGEHTFEWVYSKDGYLSSGSDCAWVDNVLFPYFINIDENHVKSFEIIGNYPNPFNPMTTVNFVSDIVGKYDFALYNSNGEIVSRYNINAKTGFNSFKIDCSTYNSGVYFLKSGNNTLKMMLLK